CTCacatggatttggggctgttttttccagggatttggggccaGTTCCCCAGGGAtttcagggctgcttttccatggattttaGGGCCaattttccttggattttggggccttttcccagaattttggggtctttttcccaggaatttggCGTTTGGAATTCTCTGCGTTTCGGACcatttttcctcaggaaaacccccccaaatcccgaGATTTTCCCACCCTTTGGGATCAGgaatttccccattcccacccccctccctctccctctctttcccgGGATTCTCCCCGTGGATTTCTggaattttccctctttttggcCCTTCCCAAATCCAGGCAAAGAAGCGGAAAAGAGCAGAAAGGTTCGGGATCGTCTGAGCTGCTCCGGCCTCTCCTCAGGTCAGggaattccccttttccctcattcccaattttccatggaatttccAACCCCACCCAAGGAATTCCCCATTCCTTGGAgggttttgcttttcagtttttgaatttttcccaaaaaaaatcaaagggaaaaagaggaggagctgggcttgggAGGGAGGGAATTTCCAAATCCAGGGCACAATTCCcaaaatgttggggtttttccatggatttgggACCCATTTTctagggattttggggttgtttttccagggattttggagCCATTTTCCCAAAGATTTTGGGACTCTTTTCCCAGaaatttggggctgtttttccagggattttgaggttgtttttccagggattttagggttgttttcccatggatttatgGGTGGGttttcaggaatttggggttatttttccaggaattttggagcacttttcccaggaatttggggctgtttttccagggattttggagCCATTTTCCCAAGGATTTTGGGACTCTTCTCCCaaggatttggggttatttttccagggatttgtggccattttcccagaatttggggctgtttttccagggattttggagccattttcccaaggattttggtacacttttcccaggattttggggtggtttttccagggattttgaggttgtttttccagggattttagggttgttttcccatggatttatgGGTGGGttttcaggaatttggggttatttttccaggaattttgggactcttttcccaggattttggggtggtttttccagggattttagggttgttttcccatggatttatgGGTGGGttttcaggaatttggggttctttttccaggaattttggagctcttttcccaggaatttggggctgtttttccagggattttgaggttgttttcccatggatttatgGGTGGGttttcaggaatttggggttatttttccaggaattttggagctcttttcccaggattttggggtggttttacCAGGGATTTTAGGGTTGttttcccatggatttatgGGTGGGTTCTCAgaaatttggggttatttttccaggaattttgggactcttttcccaggaatttggggctgtttttccagggattttggagCCATTTTCCCCAAGGATTTTGGGACTCTTCTCCCAAGGATTTGGAGTTatttttccagggatttgtggtcattttcccagaatttggggctgtttttccagggattttggagccattttcccaaggattttgggactcttttcccaggaatttggggctgtttttccagggattttggagccattttcccaaggattttgggactcttttcccaggaatttggggctgtttttccagggattttgaggttgtttttccagggattttagggttgttttcccatggatttatgGGTGGattttcaggaatttggggttatttttccaggaattttggagctcttttcccaggaatttggggttgtttttccagggattttagggttgttttcccatggatttatgGGTGGGttttcaggaatttggggttctttttccaggaattttggagctcttttcccaggaatttggggctgtttttccagggattttggagCCATTTCCCCAAGGATTTTGGGATTcttctcccaggattttggggctgtttttccagggattttagggttgtttttccagggattttagggtttttttcccatggatttatgGGTGGGttttcaggaatttggggttctttttccaggaattttgggactcttttcccaggaatttggggctgtttttccagggattttggagCCATTTCCCCAAGGATTTTGGGACTCTTCTCCCaaggatttggggttatttttccagggatttgtggtcattttcccagaatttggggctgtttttccagggattttggagccattttcccaaggattttggtactcttttcccaggattttggggttgtttttccagggattttagggttgtttttccagggattttagggttgttttcccatggatttatgGGTGGGttttcaggaatttggggttatttttccaggaattttgggactcttttcccaggaatttggggctgtttttccagggattttggagCCATTTCCCCAAGGATTTTGGGACTCTTCTCCCaaggatttggggttatttttccagggatttgtggtcattttcccagaatttggggctgtttttccagggattttggagcctttttcccaaggattttgggactcttttcccaggattttggggttggtttttccagggattttggggttgtttttccagggattttagggttgttttcccatggatttatgGGTGGGttttcagggaatttggggttatttttccaggaattttggagctcttttcccaggattttggggctgtttttccagggattttagggttgttttcccatggatttatgGGTGGGttttcaggaatttggggttatttttccaggaattttggagctcttttcccaggattttggggtggttttacCAGGGATTTTAGGGTgttttttcccatggatttatgGGTGGGtttttcaggaatttggggttctttttccaggaattttggagctcttttcccaggattttggggctgtttttccagggattttagGGTTGTTTTCCCATTGATTTATGGGTGGGttttcaggaatttggggttatttttccaggaattttgggactcttttcccaggaatttggggtggtttttccagggattttagGGTTGtttttcccatggatttatgGGTGGGttttcaggaatttggggttatttttccaggaattttgggactcttttccaggaatttggggctgtttttccagggattttggagCCATTTCCCCAAGGATTTTGGGActcttttcccaggattttggggtggtttttccagggattttagggttgttttcccatggatttatgGGTGGGttttcaggaatttggggttatttttccaggaattttggagctcttttcccaggaatttggggctgtttttccagggattttggagCCATTTTCCCCAAGGATTTTGGGACTCTTCTCCCaaggatttggggttatttttccagggatttgtggtcattttcccagaatttggggctgttttcccagggattttggaGCCATTTTCCCAAGGATTTTGGGACGCTTCTCCCaaggatttggggttatttttccagggatttgtggtcattttcccagaatttggggctgtttttccagggattttggggggggggggggattNNNNNNNNNNNNNNNNNNNNNNNNNNNNNNNNNNNNNNNNNNNNNNNNNNNNNNNNNNNNNNNNNNNNNNNNNNNNNNNNNNNNNNNNNNNNNNNNNNNNNNNNNNNNNNNNNNNNNNNNNNNNNNNNNNNNNNNNNNNNNNNNNNNNNNNNNNNNNNNNNNNNNNNNNNNNNNNNNNNNNNNNNNNNNNNNNNNNNNNNNNNNNNNNNNNNNNNNNNNNNNNNNNNNNNNNNNNNNNNNNNNNNNNNNNNNNNNNNNNNNNNNNNNNNNNNNNNNNNNNNNNNNNNNNNNNNNNNNNNNNNNNNNNNNNNNNNNNNNNNNNNNNNNNNNNNNNNNNNNNNNNNNNNNNNNNNNNNNNNNNNNNNNNNNNNNNNNNNNNNNNNNNNNNNNNNNNNNNNNNNNNNNNNNNNNNNNNNNNNNNNNNNNNNNNNNNNNNNNNNNNNNNNNNNNNNNNNNNNNNNNNNNNNNNNNNNNNNNNNNNNNNNNNNNNNNNNNNNNNNgaatgggaatggggaaaaggggatgggaaagggaatgggaaagggacggggaaaaggggatgggaaaaggggaatggggatggggaacgGGAAAAGGGGAACGGGGAAAGGGGAtagggaaaaggggaatgggaatgggaaaggggaaaaggggaatgggaatggggaaaaggggaatgggaatggggaaaaggggaatgggaaaggggaatgggaatggggaacaggaaaagggaatgggaaaaggggattgggaatggggacagggaaaagggtaattgggaaaggggaaaaggggaatgggaaaggggaaaaggagaatgggaatggaaaaggggaatggggaaaggggaatgggaatggggaaaaagggaatgggaaaggggaacgggaatgggaaaaggggaacagggaatggggaaagggaaaaagggggaaaggggaatgggaaaaggggaataGGGAGATaggggaatgggaacaggaatgggaagaatgggaaaaggggaaaaggaatgggaatggggaaaggggAATGGGAATAAGGGGAAGGGaatggggaaaaggaaaaggggaatgggaaaggggaacAGGAATGTGAAAAGGGAAcggggaaaaggaaaaggggaacgggaatggggaaagggaatggggaaaggggaacaggaatggggaaaggggaaaaggaatgTGAAAAGGGAAcggggaaaaggaaaaggggaacgggaatggggaaagggaatgggggaaaggggaacaggaatggggaaaggggaaaaggaatgggaataggaaaatgggaatggggaaagggaaatggggcagggactggggcCCAGGAACGGGAATGGGGTGGGGAAGAGGGGAGCGGGGATGGGAAGgggaacaggaatgggagaACGGGAATGGGGCCgggaacaggaatgggatcggggcagggaatggggccgggaacaggaatgggatcggggcagggaatggggccgggaacaggaatgggatcggggcagggaatggggctgggaacaggaatgggatcggggcagggaatggggctgggaacaggaatgggaaaaggggatgggaatggggccgggaacaggaatgggatcggggcagggaatggggcagggaacaggaatgggatcggggcagggaatggggctgggaacaggaatgggagaACGGGAATGGGGCCGGGAACAGGACGGGAtcggggcagggaatggggccaggaacaggaatgggaatggggctgggaacaggaatgggatcggggcagggaatggggctgggaacaggaatgggatcggggcagggaatggggccgggaacaggaatgggatcggggcagggaatggggccgggaacaggaatgggatcggggcagggaatgggactgggaacaggaatgggatcggggcagggaatggggctggaaacAGGAATGGGAtcggggcagggaatggggccgggaacaggaatgggagaACAGGAATGGGGCCgggaacaggaatgggagaatgggaatggggccgggaacaggaatgggatcggggcagggaatggggccgggaacaggaatgggatcggggcagggaatggggccgGGATGAGGGAACGGGAAAAGGGGATGGaaatggggacagggcagggaatggggctgggaatgggaaaagaaaCGAGAACTTGTTCAAGTCCTCagagcagagaaagggaaacCAAAACCGCCCCCGGTGCCCCCTCGGGTCCAGCCTGGGCTTGCTCCACTCCGGGGGTGTCCCCGTGGGGCCACTCCGGGGTCACTCCGGGGCTCCCCCAGCTCGGGGGTTTGGCCAAGCCCCCCAGGCCggaggggacaggacagggacagggacagtggtcACTCCGGTCACTCAGAGGTGACCAGGCCTGCacggggaggggctggggaagcCTTGGAGGTGTCCTGGAGGATCTGGCCAGAGtggacagaggggacacggccAGTGTGGGCAGAGGGGACATGGCCAGTGGCCACGGGGCCACCAACCCAGCAGGTCCAGCCAGAGCCACGTCCTTGTGTCCAGTCCTTGCTTGGACACTGGGGGGTCACtgcccaccctgtcccctcccctggtgacaccccctgcctgctgtgtccccccccccaCTGCGGTgacacctccctgtcccctcagccctAATTAGCCGGGGACATTCCCGGCATAGCTGCAGCCCCTAATGAGGCTCCATAAAACAGCCCCGGGCCGGCTCCTGGGGCCGCTCGTAAAATCCCCCCTGAAATTCCCCTTTAAAATCCCCCTTAAAATCCTCCcccattaaaaatccccccTGAAATTCCCCTTTAAACTCCCCCCTTAAAATCCTCCCCCACTAAAAATCCCCCCTTAAGTTCCCCTTTAAAATCCCCCTTAAAATCCTCCCCCATTAAAAATCCCCCTTAAAATCCCCCCTTAAAAATcccccctaaaattccccttTAAAATCCCCCTTAAAATCCTCCcccattaaaaatccccccTTAAATTCCCCTTTAAACTCCCCCCTTAAAATCCTCCTCTTTAAAAATCCcccattaaaaaatcccattaaaatcctcccctaaaattccccattaaaaatttaaaatcctcCATTAAAAATCCCCTTTTAAAATCCCCTTTtacagccaggggctgggctgggacccccgagtgtccccagctctgtcccaaatgtccccagccatgtcctgagtgtcctcagccctgtcccaaatgtccccagccctgtcctgagtgtccccagccatgtcctgagtgtccccagcctcgtcccaaatgtccccagccctgtcctgagtgtccccagccctgtcccaaatgtccccagccctgtcctgagtgtccccagccctgtcctgagtgtccccagccccatcccaactGTCCCCACGGACACAGGGGTCAGCAGTGGGGCGTTGTCCCCGTGCCAGCCTGGGACTGTggggtgtcccctctgtcccccggggctgtccccagtgtcacccccaaGGTCCCCTCTGGAACTTTCCAGAGCCCAAATCCTTCCTCCGCCCCCCGGAGGTGACAAAGGTGACAATGGGGACATGGCCACCCCCAGAGCGCCGGGGGTGGAGCTGAAACCTCGCAACTCTTGGattatttctctatttttttaaaaaacatttttaattctttttttttctttttttgggaatttttttttattcttccttttttatatttttgctgtTCAAGTGCTGAGTTCGGCCccgcccccccctcccccgggaccccccccgggacccccccgggtCCCCCCGGAGCGACAGAACGAGGGACAAAAACAACGAACGGACCAACGGAAAAGGAACCTAAGACGTCACGCACAGCCCGAGAGCGGGAAATAATTAGAATAATTAGAATAATTAGAATAATAATATACTCGGGGGGGCGCCACCCCCCCCGCCACCCCCTCTGCCTGTGGCACCAGTCGGTCCCGGGCACTGGGACCAGTTAGAGCCAGTACTGGGACCAGTTCAGGTCTGGACACTGGGACCAGTGCTGCCACTCTGGGGTGACTGGTGCAGTGCCCAGAGGTAACTGGTCCCAGTTTCCAGCTCTGACTGGTCCCAGTACCTGGAGCAGGTGGTTTCCAGTGTCCAGCCCTGAACTGGTCCCAGTGCCTGGGGGTAACTGGTCCCAGTGCCCACCCTCCCCATCCTGTCCCCTTTGTGCCACCTGcctgtgggggtttgggggctccaggaccctcccagtccctcccagtccgtcccagtcccctcccagcgGTTCCGGACCTTTCCCGGCGGGGGCAGCGCTGCTCACGGGGGGTGTCCCCGGCCCCCGCcagccccggagccccccaggCACCGacgggcagggccggggggtGCCCCGACCCCCGAGCCCGGATTGGCACCCCCGGCCCGGGGGGCGCGGCCACCGCGAGGGGCTGGCGGTCCCCACGAGGGGCTGGCGGTCCCCAGAAGGGGCTGGTGGTCCCCAGAAGGGGCTGGCGGTCCCCACGAGGGGCTGGCGGTCCCCAGAAGGGGCTGGTGGTCCCCAGAAGGGGCTGGCGGTCCCCACGAGGGGCTGGCGGTCCCCACGAGGGGCTGGTGGTCCCCAGAAGGGGCTGGCGGTCCCCACGAGGGGCTGGTGGTCCCCACGAGGGGCTGGCGGTCCCCGCGAGGGGCTGGCGGTCCCCAGAAGGGGCTGGCGGTCCCCAGAAGGGGCTGGCGGTCCCCACAAGGGGCTGGTGGTCCCCAGAAGGGGCTGGTGGTCCCCAGAAGGGGCTGGCGGTCCCCACGAGGGGCTGGCGGTCCCCACGAGGGGCTGGCGGCCAccgggccaggctgtgccccttCTGGGGGCGCGGGGAGCTGCGGGacctctccctccccttcctggctgtccccatccccgtcccCTCGCTCCGGCCCCCGCCGGCGCCACCAGGGCGGTGACATCGGGCGGTGACATCGGGCGGTGGCACCGGCCTGGCACCAGGGGCCCCTTAAGTGCTGCGGCGCCAGGagggggggcccggggggggcCGCGACCTCTCGCCGGGGCCGCCTCGGCCCCGTAAGCGCTTCGGGGCTCCGCGGGGCTGTCGCGGAGCCGGCGACAAGTGCTAAAGATCCCGAGTGGCCCCGGAGTCCCCCTAAGTGCTGCGCGGGTGCGGGGCCGCTGCCGgccggagccccccgggccggggccgcgtcCCCCTGCGGCACCCGGGGATAAGTGCTGGGGGgccgcgggggctgcgggggcttCTCCCCCTCCCGGAGCCTCCTCCGGCCGCGGCCGCATCGCTCGGGGCCGAGAGGGAACCGCAGGAGCCGCGGCGGAGCCTCGGGAGACGCGGGGGGTTCGTTCTCACgtgaaacaaacacaaacaacaggaaaaaaaaaaaaaacaaccaaccaaaaaaaaaccaaaaaaaaaaaatcaaaaccctcCGAGGGCAGCGCGAGGCGAATGTGCGGCGTAAGCGGAATTTCGGCCCCAGCCGGAGCCTCCCAACAATTCTGGTGTCGCCTCCGGGTGACCCCCGGGCCGCCGGACCGCCCTCACCCCCCGGCGCAgcgccgcggccccggggccggtgccagggctggagccaaaGCCCGGGCGGAGGCTCCGGGCCCCGCTGC
This Haemorhous mexicanus isolate bHaeMex1 chromosome 33, bHaeMex1.pri, whole genome shotgun sequence DNA region includes the following protein-coding sequences:
- the LOC132340722 gene encoding proline-rich protein 2-like, producing MATRGHRGDTAPALGTPLVTPLVTSRGGVTPSPRPQRGPAAGPPAPGGNRLPSLIYLFINRPPGRRSPRSLPSQPGPAPEGPLQPGDPRGPPGKDGSGARSLRPGFGSSPGTGPGAAALRRGAPPRLLRFPLGPERCGRGRRRLREGEKPPQPPRPPSTYPRVPQGDAAPARGAPAGSGPAPAQHLGGLRGHSGSLALVAGSATAPRSPEALTGPRRPRREVAAPPGPPLLAPQHLRGPWCQAGATARCHRPMSPPWWRRRGPERGDGDGDSQEGEGEVPQLPAPPEGAQPGPVAASPSWGPPAPRGDRQPLLGTTSPFWGPPAPCGDRQPLLGTASPFWGPPAPRGDRQPLVGTTSPSWGPPAPSGDHQPLVGTASPSWGPPAPSGDHQPLLGTASPSWGPPAPSGDHQPLLGTASPSWGPPAPRGGRAPRAGGANPGSGVGAPPGPARRCLGGSGAGGGRGHPP